In Caloramator sp. E03, the sequence CTATCCTTTCTTTACTTTCTGCCATAGTCTTCTCCTTATATGTTCATCAATATTTTTTCATATATTCCGTCTGCATCTAATCCATATTTTTTATACAATATTGCAGGAGCTCCATGGGTTACAAATTCATCTGGAAAGCCAAGCCTTATTAGCTTTCCTTTATAGTTTTTCTCACTTGCATATTCTAAAACTGCACTTCCAAACCCTCCTGCAATTACCCCATCTTCTATGGTAATTATGGTATTATATTTTTTAAAAATGCTCTCAAGAAGTATAGTATCCATTGGCTTTATAAATCTACAATTTATAAGTGCTGCATTTATATTATTATTGATTTTTAGTCTATTCAAAGCTTTAATAGCAAACTGAATCATTCTTCCAACAGCCAAAACTGCAATATCATTACCATCTTTTAAAATTTCCCATTTTCCTTTTATAATAACCTCATCTTCATTAAAAGGGAAAGTAACATCAAAGTCTCCTCCCCTTGGATAACGTATAGCAACAGGTTTATCATACTCAAAGCACCATCTTAACATAATTCTAAATTCATTTATATCCTTTGGAGATAACATTGTAATATTTGGAATAGATCTTAAGTATGCTATATCAAAAATTCCCTGATGAGTCTCTCCATCTTCCCCAACTATACCAGCTCTATCTATTGCAAATACAACAGGAAGATTTTGAAGACATACATCATGTATAATCTGATCATAGGCCCTTTGAAGAAAAGTTGAATAAACAGCAAATACCGGTTTTAAACCATTTGCAGCAAGCCCTGCTGCAAAGGTTACAGCATGCTGTTCTGCTATACCTACATCAAAAAATCTTGTTGGAAATTTATTTTTAAATTCATTTAGTCCTGTGCCATCAGGCATTGCAGCAGTTATTGCAACAATATTTCTATTTCTTTGAGCAGCTTTAATAATTTCCTCTCCAAATACTTTTGAATAGTTTGTTTTTACAGTAGCTATGTTTTCTCCAGTTTCTATTTCAAAAGGACCTATTCCATGAAATTCTTCTGGGCTTTCTTCTGCAAAGCAGTACCCTTTTCCTTTTTTAGTAATAACGTGAATAAGAACTGGTCCTTTTTTATTTTTAGCCCTTTCTAAAACTTCACTAATCCTTTGTATATCATGACCATCAATTGGCCCTAAATATGTAAAACCCATTTCTTCAAATAGCATTCCCTGAACAAGTAAATATTTTAAGCTTTCTTTTAATTTTTCTGCACCTTTATATAAATTATTCCCTACTGTAGGAATTTTTTTCAATATTAATTCTAAATCATCTTTTAAATTTAGATAGGTTGGATCTGTTCTTATTTTGCTTAAATAAGCAGCTATGCTTCCAACGTTTTTTGATATTGACATCTCATTGTCATTTAAAACTACAATTATGTTAGTATTTGAAATACCTGCTTCATTTAATCCCTCAAGGGCAAGACCTCCCGTTAAAGCCCCATCTCCTATTACAGCAACAACATTATACTTTTCATTTTTAATATCCCTTGCTTTAGCCATGCCAAGAGCAGCAGATATTGATGTACTACTATGACCTGCTGCAAAAACATCATAAGGACTTTCACTTGGCTTTGGGAAGCCACTAAGTCCTCCATATTTTCTTAAAGTACTAAATCTATTTTTTCTTCCTGTTAATATCTTATGAACATAAGATTGATGACCTACATCCCAAATTATTTTATCTTCAGGCATATTAAATACTCTATGAAGAGCTATTGTAAGCTCAACTACACCAAGATTAGAGGCAAGATGGCCCCCTGTTTTTGAAACAGTATAGATTAAAAAATTTCTAATTTCTTCAGCAAGTTTATAAAGTTCATCTAATTTTAATTTTTTTAATTTACTTGGAGAATTAATTTCATCTAACAAATTCATGATTCATACCTCGTCAGTATTTTTTCCTTTTCATTGATTCTATAAACCAAGCTACTCCATAAACAATATTATTGCTTTGAGATATTGCAAAATTCTTCCCTATAGCCTTACCACAAACTGTTAGAGAAGCAATAGTAGCACTTATAGCTAATGTTAGTATAGTTTTATTTTTTATGTTTATAATATCCATCATCTTGGTAATAATTACAGCGCCTGTAGCACCACTTACTACCCCGCATATATCACCAATAACATCGTTACAAAAATTTGATACTTTGTCAGCATTACGTATTAAAAATACTGAAGTTTTGGCTCCTTTCACTTTTCTTGAGGCCATAGAATGAAAAGGAACTTCATCAGCCGCTGTAACTGAAACTCCTATTATATCAGATAAAATACCTATTAGAATAATTATAATCAAAATAACAAATGCAATAAATATTCCGACATTGGAAAGCAAAACATTAGAAATAAAACTAATAAAGGACGAAATTAAAAAAGTCCATAACGTTATTCCTATTATCCATTTATAATTTGTACCTTTACTTCCTGATTTTTTTATATAAAACTTTATTTTTTTATTTTTCCCTTTTTCCTTCATACTAATAACCTCTATGTATTGTCCAAGTGGTAGAAGAAAAGGTTAAGTTTGCGGCTTAGGTCCAGCAGGCTTTCCCACTTTCAAGACCTCAGCGTCGCCGCTGTGGCGGTTTCCCTTTAACCAAAAGTCCATATTGTTACCATATATGGGGCTGGATTACCACTTAGTCCACACTGCAATCCCTTTTCTCCCTCCAAAGGAACAGTCTAGGAGTTTTCCTCAACAGCTTAGTCTATTATTAGCCTCTTTTGCAAAGTTGGTTTCCTATAGCAATAACATAAAATTCTGGATCCGGGAATTTTATGTCTGATCTATCCTCCACCAACTTCGCTCAAGGCAGGCTACACTGCACGCAGCTATATACCGCAATGCAGGTTTAATCCCATGCCGTACTTTTAAAGCACGTACATAGGTCTCCGCGAGGGTAGGGTCGATTGCGCATGCCGTTGCGGTCGCCCCATCCCCCTTACTCCCAGCACCAACCCACTACTGGGCGTAGCGAGCCAGCACAAGGAACTTCATCGATGTGCCCTTTGACGGATTTTTAGCCCCGTCTTCATAATAAACTTAGCTGACTAGAATACTGCACCACTTGGAACAGATTATTATTCTATCATAACTTAATCATCATAACAATATTTCATTCTATGCAATAATACCAATTATTATCCCTAAAAGAGCTCCTGCAATAACTTCTATTGGCGTATGTCCTATTAGCTCCTTTAATCTCTCTTCTCTAATTCCATTTTCCTTTATAATATCATCTATTATTAAATTTAATATCCTTGCTTGATTTCCAGCTGCTCTCCTTACACCAGCTGCGTCATACATAACTATTAAGGCAAAACATAATGCTATAGCAAATTCTGGGCTGTCGAATCCAACTATATATCCACACTTTACTGCCAAAGCTACTGAAAATGCTGAATGGGAACTTGGCATTCCTCCTGAGCCTATTATCCTTGAAAAATCTACTTTTCCAGCTGTAAAATAAGAAGTAAAAATTTTGAGAAATTGTGCTACTGCCCACCCTAAAACTGCAGCTATTAATATTTTATTGTTTATTATTTCACGCAACATCAATTCCTATCACCCTTAGCTTTCTCTATGAAGCAAATAATCAGTAAGATTTAAAAGGAAGCCACTATTATCAATAATTTTAGCACTTTCTGTAGCTTTCATAGAATACTCTTTTGCAATTTTTTTTGATTCTTCAATCCCTAAGATGCTTACAAATGTAGATTTATTTTTCTGTTTATCAGCTCCCGTATTTTTCCCAAGCTTTTTAATATCTCCTTCATAATCAAGTATATCATCAACTATTTGAAAGGCAATCCCAAGGTCTTTTCCATACTGCAAAACTGTATTATACATATCTTCTCTTTCAGCAATTATACAACCACAAAGACATGAAGCTGTAATCAACGCTCCTGTTTTTTTTCTATGCATTTCGTACAGAGTATCTAAATCTATACTTTTGCCTTCACTTTCTATATCAATAACCTGACCTCCAACCATACCTGTTATCCCTGATGCTTTTGCAATAGTATATGCAGCCTTTACATAGCTTATTTTATTCTTTTTAACAGCTATATCAAGCATAATCTCAAATGCATAATTTAAAAGTCCATCACCTGCTAATATTGAAATTGCTTCTCCATACACCCTATGATTTGTAGGCCTTCCCCTTCTTAAATCATCATCATCCATTGCTGGAAGATCATCATGTATTAAGGAATAGGTATGTATAAGTTCTATTGCACAAGCAAATTCCAATATATCATCAATTTTTCCACCTAATGCCTCACATATAGAAATTGATAGTATTGGTCTTATCCTTTTTCCACCTGCAAGAAGGCTGTAATTCATTGATTCTATTATTTTTTGGGGAGCGTTCTTATCTATTATTCTTTCAAGAACCATATTTACTAAAGTCTGTTTTTCTATTAACTCTTTTTCAAAATCCATAGTTACTCCTCCTTTAAAGCAAAGTCCTCTTCGAAGGTATTATCATCTTTGCCTTTAACTATTATACTTATTTTTCTTTCAGCTTCATCAAGCTTCTTATTGCAAAAATCGGCAAGCTTCATACCTTCTTCAAATAGCTTTAAGGACTCCTCTAAGGAAAGATCATCCTCCTCCATTATATTCGAAATTTCCTCCAGCCTTTTTAACGCTTCTTCAAAGCTCTTATCATTTTTATTTCTTCCCATAGATATCCTCCATAATCTTCTCCACCTTACATTCTACAACTCCATCACTAAGGTGAAGATTAATATTATCATCAATGTGAAGCTTTTTTACGCTTTTTACTATTTCTCCTTTACTCTCAATATATGCATATCCCCTTAATAATACCTTTGCTGGATTTAAGGCATCAAGCTTATTCAAAACTGCCTCAAGATGTTTTCTATCAATATTTATTCTGTTTTGAATATTGCTTAGTATTTTATACTGAAGAACATCTACATACTGCTGACTCTGCCTTATTAAGTTTTCAGGAGATTCTGAGTTAAGTAGTCTAATCAAATCCTTTACTTTATATCTATTTTCTAATATCTTATCTTGCAAATTCGAAAACATTATGTTTTCTATGCTTTTAATTTTATATTTTAAATCATCATAACAAGGGACAGCCATCTCAGCAGCATGAGAAGGAGTTGATGCTCTAAGATCAGAAACAAAATCTGCTATTGTAAAATCCGTTTCATGCCCAACAGCAGAAATTACTGGAATTTTACTTTTATATATTGCCCTTGCAACAATCTCCTCATTAAAAGCCCATAGCTCTTCAATTGAGCCTCCTCCCCTTGCTATTATTATAACATCAATATCATCTCTTGTATTAAAATATTCTATTGCCTCAACTATACTTTCCTTAGCTCCTTCCCCCTGAACCTTAGCAGGATATAATACTATATTTACATTATAAAATCTTCTTGAAGAGACATTTATAATATCTCGTATAACTGCTCCCGTTGGAGATGTCACAACTCCTATTTTTTGCGGGAACACAGGTATAGGCCTTTTTCTTTCCTTGTCAAAAAGCCCTTCTTTCTCAAGCTTATCCTTTAATTTTTCAAAGGCAACATACAGGTTCCCTAATCCATCCCTTTCCATACTACAACAATATAATTGATACTGGCCATCCCTTTCATATACTGAGATATACCCTGTTATTATTACATTCATTCCATCCTCAGGCATAAACTTTAAGAACTGATTATAGCCTTTAAACATTACACATTTTATTTTGGCTTCTTCATCTTTTAATGTAAAGTACATGTGTCCAGAAGAGTGAAATTTAAAATTTGATATTTCTCCTGTTACTGTTACATTGCATAATTCTATATCATTTTCAATTATATCTTTTATGTATTCAGTTAAAGTAGAGACTGTAAAAGGTTTTTTATTCATAATTATTAAAAGCCTCCAAAACATTTTCAATTAGCATTGTCGTTGTCATAGCTCCAACTCCTCCTGGCACTGGAGTTATATACGAAGCCTTTTCAAGCACTTTTTCAAAATCCACATCACCTTTTAATTTACCATCAACCATAGTTGTTCCCGCATCTATTACTACTGCTCCTTCCTTTACCATGTCAGCAGTAATAAGGCCGGGTTTTCCAACAGCACTTACTATTATATCACATTCTAAAAGTTGAGATTTCAAATTAAAAGTCTTTGAATGGCATATCGTAACCGTTGCATTATTATTTAAAAGCATCATTGCACAAGGTTTTCCTACTATATTGCTTCTTCCAACTACAGCTGCCTTTTTCCCAGAAATTTCAATACCATAAGCTTTAATAAGCCTTATAATACCTTTAGGAGTACAAGGCAATAAGCATTTTTCCCCTCTAAAAAGCCTTCCTGCATTTTCTGGGTTAAAACAATCAACATCCTTACGATAATCAATTATACTGGCAATTTTATTTTCATTTATATGCTTTGGCAAAGGAACTTGTACAAGTATTCCATGTATATCTTTCCTTATATTTAATTCCTCAATAAGCCTTATAAGATCTTCCTCTTTTGTGTTCATTGGTAAATTATATGTAACAGAACCAAGCCCCGTTTGAATACATACTTTTTCTTTATTTTTAACATAAGCTGCTGATGAAGGATCCCCTTCAACTATAATTGTTGCAAGAGTTGGTTTTACTGCCTTTTCAGCTTCTATTTTCCTTATCTCCTCTGCAAGTTTTGCTCTTATTCCTTCTGCTATCTTTTTTCCATCCATTATAATCCCCACATCAAATACCTCCCTGATTCATATATCCAATATAGGCAATCCCTACTGCGTTATCCGAAGCATATTTAGGATCGCCAAAAAAAACAAGATTATAAAATCTTTTTGAAATATAGTTTCTTAAAAATTCACTTGATGCAACCCCTCCCATTATTAAAACAGGAAGGTTATATGTCTTTAAAATATTGTTTATAGTTTTTTCTATTGTTTTAGAGATGCAAAGCATTGCTGCATAGCATATCTCATAAGGATTATAGCCCATATTTATATATTTTAGTCCTAACGTTTCCTGTCCTGAAAGATTAAATTCTAATCCATCAACCCTTGATGGTATTCTAAGGCCAGCATCATCTTTAGACATGGCAAGTGAGTCTACATATTTACCTGCAGGAAATTCAAACCCTAAAGCTACGCCAATTCTATCAATAAACTGACCAAGGCTTATATCCTTAGTCCCTCCAATTTTCTTAATAAAATAACCTTTGTCCCTTTTTATGTGTAAAACTTCTGAAGTCCCTCCAGATAGATGTAATGCAACAAATTCTTTATATTCAAAATCTATAGAACGGCAAGCCGCTTCAATATGCCCCTCCTGGTGTGTTGTATAATAAATATTTATATTATTTGTATATGCAATAGCCTCTGCTATACTTTGTCCTGCTTTAAATACTGGCATATATGATTCTTCAATAGGTCTTGGCTTTATACTAACACATACGGCATCAAGATTGCTAACAGATTTATCATTTAAAATAAGAGGCAAATTATTCACATGCTGAAAAAGGGCTTCAGATTGCCTCAAGCCCTTTTCTCCAGTCTTTATTTTAAGAAGTTTTCTGGTATCATAAACTATTTTACCATTATCAACAACTGCAACAGAAGTCGTATAATTGCTTGTATCAATCCCTAAAACCCTACACATTATTTTATCTCCCTTAGTATATTGCCAAGTACTCCATTAATAAATACCCTTGATTCATCCGTGCTGTATTTTTTTGCAAGCTCAATAGCTTCATTTACTGCAACAACATTTGGAACATCTTCCCTATAAAGCATTTCATAAACTCCTAGCCTTAAAATTGCAAGATCAACCTTTGCAATTCTTCCCATCTTCCACCCAGGTTTTAAATATCTTTCTATATAACCGTCAATTTCTTTTTTGCGATTTTCGACTCCTTCTAAACAGTTTTTTAAATATTCAACATCATCCTTTGAAAGCTCTAATTCGCTATTTTCAATGAAACTTTCAAGTACCTCTGATGCATTTGAATTATTAACATTCATCTGGTATATCAATGTCATCGCTGTTTCCCTTGCAAGTTTTCTACTCATTAGTATTCCTCCAATTATTTCCATTCATCAGGTAGTATTTTTTGAATTGTTTCTACTATACTCTCTTTATTATCTATCTTTTTTCCAATATAATACCCTATAAATACACATATTGCAATAAATAATGCTTTTAAAAATCCAATAGTTAATATGAATATTGCAAGGATAAATCCTACAATTGCTCCAATAAACTTTCCCCGGTTATTGTGGAAGATATTTAACAACACTTCTTTCCACATTTTAACACCTCACTATTCAAAACGAAGCTTTGTATTTTGAGCTATATCCTCTATAACAACTTTTATCTCTCCTACCGGGATTTCTGCTATATTTTCTATATAGTTTTTAACATTTTCTTGTACATTTTTAATGGTACTTGGTATATTAATATCAGGAACTACCAAAGCCTTTATTAATATGTTCATATTATCCTTACCCGGTTTTACAAAAACTTTAGCATCCTTTATTCCTTTTGTCTGTTCTATAGTTTTAAGCACAAGAGATTTAATTGTTTCATTAGATATGTACATATCCCCTTCGGGCATACTTTTTAATACTCCTATTTTAGGGCTTCTTGAACCAATAAAAATTGAAATTATGAAATACATGTTTATTATTATTAATAGTAAAAGAATTATAAAATAGTACCACTTATAAACTCCATAGAGGTTATTTAAAAATTGTAATGCCCTATTATAATTAACATAATTTAAAGGCATAAGCATAAGCAGACCATAAAAGCATGTAAGGGCAATAATATATAGAATAAGCAAAAACTTATTCAAACTATTCATAAATTCATCTCCTTTGTAATTTAAAATTAACCCTCCAAAAATAGAGGGTTAAAAATACTACTTTGTTTTTTTAGGGATTTCTTCTTCCTTAGATTCTCTTTGTATGTTTATTCCCTGTACATGTATATTTACTTCAACAACTTTAAGGCCTGTCATTGTCTCAACAGCTTTTTTAACATTTTGCTGTACTTCCCAAGCAACTTCAGGAATTCTAAATCCATATTCGATTATAAGAAAAAGGTCTATAGTAACTTGTTCTTCACCAAGCTGCACCTTTATTCCTTTATTTGAAGATTTCATCCCAAACTTTTCTGCGATATCATCTGTAAATCCTCCACTCATTCCTGCAACTCCCTTAACTTCAGTTGCAGCAAGAGATGCTATAACATTTACAACCTCTGGTGCTATCTTCACTTCTCCTACTTCACTTATAATAGTTGTATTTTCATCCACCTTTACCACCTCCTGCAAAGAAAACTATAACTTAAGTCTACATCTATTATAGCAAAAAATCAATAATTTTACAAAACTATATAATGCGGCGAAAAGCTTACTTTTGTTTTTCGCCGCATTACATAAAGCATTATTGTTTTGCTTTTATGGTTATATTAGATGGGGAAATATGAGTTGTTCTTACAATTATATCCTTTAGCTGATTAGCCTGTTCATCTGTTAATTGTTCATTTGTTTTTACACAGAGCTCAACCCCATTATCATCAATAAAGCATATTGCATCCTCAAATCCTCTTTCTTTAACAAGAGTTTCAACCGTATTTTCTTTATTACCCCAGTCTAAAAGTTGCATAAGCTTTGTAGAAGCAACTGCTTTTGCTTCTTTATTTGCCTGATTGTCACTGATTATCTTTTCATATTCCTCCTTCATAGCACTTCTTTGATTATCTCTTCCCATTCTTGATTCAGCAAAGAAGTTTGTTGTCTGACTTTTAGAAACTGACTTTGAACTTACAGCATTTGTATCTTGAACAGTATCGTTAAATCTCTTTGCAAACCATCCTGCACATCCAATAAGTACTATTAAAACAGCAATTATAATTGTTTGACGTCTTAAGTTTGACATAATATCCCCCCATTATTTATTCTAAATAATTATATGAAAAAGCCTTTGACATTATACTACTTTTTCATAGGCATAACAGATACTTTACTTGCAGGTATATTAAGTACTGTTTTAACAGAATTTAGAATCCTTTCTTTTACTTCAGAATTACCTGCTCCTTCTGCAACAACTATTACTCCTCCTATGGAAGGATTAACCTGCTTTATAATATATGGCTTGCTAGTTCCTCCTTCATTAATCAAAACAACATTTTCATTTTTACTAATTTCAGTAGTTGTTCTAACTCCTCCTTGACTATCCTTCTCCTCCACTTTTCTATTTGTATCGTTTATATTTAAAGCTGGTACTGATTCACTTCCTCCTTCGAAGTATATCATAACCGATACCTTACCGACACCTTGTATTTGAGATAATGTATCTATAAGATCCTTTTTTACTTTATCTTCAAAACTTGCTGAAGTTGCAATAATGTTTGAATTAGTATTAACTTCAACAGAATTTTTTATATTATTAACTTTTTTTGTATTAAGCTTAACTATAATATCACCTATTAATATCAATAATACTCCACATAAGAATAAAATTAATAAATAATATATGGCTTTTTTCCTATCCTCATTTAATTTTTGTAAAATCCTTTTAAAATTCATCTCCACCCCTCACTTTACAAATTTAATAGAAGAAGAATTTATATTATATTTTTTTTCAAGCAATATGATAACTTCCTCATCCTTAAACTTATATTCATTTCTACTATTTTGTCCTATTACAACTTTATCTACGGATTTTATAGTTGAATTATCTTCTTCTAATTGAAGCTCTATGTATTTTATATTCACAAATCCATATATATCTTTATTATTACTCTCGTCAATAACAATATTTGTTACATTATATCTTTTTTTAGTAGCATCATATATATCCTTCTCGATACTCTCTTTTAGTTTCTCTTTAAAAACCTGTTCTGTTTGCATCCTAACTTTTTTTTGTATATCACCTTTATTTGAAATCAAAGCATCCGTATCCATTTCATTTTGATAATTCAATATATATGTTTCTATATCGCTTCTTCTATCAAAAATTTTAAATATTGGTGTTAATATTGTTATTATTACTATTAGCCCTGTTATGAACTTAGCATATTTTTTAAAACTGTTTTCAGGCATAATAAGATCAATAAACGCTAAAAACAACACCATAACCGTAATCGACAAAATATATTTTTTTAAAATCTCCAACATAACATCACCCTGCAAATACAATTAACCTTCCTGTCTGAGCTATTATTGTTATCATAATAAAAAACATAACCGCTACAGAAAGA encodes:
- the dxs gene encoding 1-deoxy-D-xylulose-5-phosphate synthase, with protein sequence MMNLLDEINSPSKLKKLKLDELYKLAEEIRNFLIYTVSKTGGHLASNLGVVELTIALHRVFNMPEDKIIWDVGHQSYVHKILTGRKNRFSTLRKYGGLSGFPKPSESPYDVFAAGHSSTSISAALGMAKARDIKNEKYNVVAVIGDGALTGGLALEGLNEAGISNTNIIVVLNDNEMSISKNVGSIAAYLSKIRTDPTYLNLKDDLELILKKIPTVGNNLYKGAEKLKESLKYLLVQGMLFEEMGFTYLGPIDGHDIQRISEVLERAKNKKGPVLIHVITKKGKGYCFAEESPEEFHGIGPFEIETGENIATVKTNYSKVFGEEIIKAAQRNRNIVAITAAMPDGTGLNEFKNKFPTRFFDVGIAEQHAVTFAAGLAANGLKPVFAVYSTFLQRAYDQIIHDVCLQNLPVVFAIDRAGIVGEDGETHQGIFDIAYLRSIPNITMLSPKDINEFRIMLRWCFEYDKPVAIRYPRGGDFDVTFPFNEDEVIIKGKWEILKDGNDIAVLAVGRMIQFAIKALNRLKINNNINAALINCRFIKPMDTILLESIFKKYNTIITIEDGVIAGGFGSAVLEYASEKNYKGKLIRLGFPDEFVTHGAPAILYKKYGLDADGIYEKILMNI
- a CDS encoding divergent PAP2 family protein, whose product is MLREIINNKILIAAVLGWAVAQFLKIFTSYFTAGKVDFSRIIGSGGMPSSHSAFSVALAVKCGYIVGFDSPEFAIALCFALIVMYDAAGVRRAAGNQARILNLIIDDIIKENGIREERLKELIGHTPIEVIAGALLGIIIGIIA
- a CDS encoding polyprenyl synthetase family protein, with protein sequence MDFEKELIEKQTLVNMVLERIIDKNAPQKIIESMNYSLLAGGKRIRPILSISICEALGGKIDDILEFACAIELIHTYSLIHDDLPAMDDDDLRRGRPTNHRVYGEAISILAGDGLLNYAFEIMLDIAVKKNKISYVKAAYTIAKASGITGMVGGQVIDIESEGKSIDLDTLYEMHRKKTGALITASCLCGCIIAEREDMYNTVLQYGKDLGIAFQIVDDILDYEGDIKKLGKNTGADKQKNKSTFVSILGIEESKKIAKEYSMKATESAKIIDNSGFLLNLTDYLLHRES
- the xseB gene encoding exodeoxyribonuclease VII small subunit → MGRNKNDKSFEEALKRLEEISNIMEEDDLSLEESLKLFEEGMKLADFCNKKLDEAERKISIIVKGKDDNTFEEDFALKEE
- the xseA gene encoding exodeoxyribonuclease VII large subunit, which codes for MNKKPFTVSTLTEYIKDIIENDIELCNVTVTGEISNFKFHSSGHMYFTLKDEEAKIKCVMFKGYNQFLKFMPEDGMNVIITGYISVYERDGQYQLYCCSMERDGLGNLYVAFEKLKDKLEKEGLFDKERKRPIPVFPQKIGVVTSPTGAVIRDIINVSSRRFYNVNIVLYPAKVQGEGAKESIVEAIEYFNTRDDIDVIIIARGGGSIEELWAFNEEIVARAIYKSKIPVISAVGHETDFTIADFVSDLRASTPSHAAEMAVPCYDDLKYKIKSIENIMFSNLQDKILENRYKVKDLIRLLNSESPENLIRQSQQYVDVLQYKILSNIQNRINIDRKHLEAVLNKLDALNPAKVLLRGYAYIESKGEIVKSVKKLHIDDNINLHLSDGVVECKVEKIMEDIYGKK
- a CDS encoding bifunctional 5,10-methylenetetrahydrofolate dehydrogenase/5,10-methenyltetrahydrofolate cyclohydrolase, whose amino-acid sequence is MGIIMDGKKIAEGIRAKLAEEIRKIEAEKAVKPTLATIIVEGDPSSAAYVKNKEKVCIQTGLGSVTYNLPMNTKEEDLIRLIEELNIRKDIHGILVQVPLPKHINENKIASIIDYRKDVDCFNPENAGRLFRGEKCLLPCTPKGIIRLIKAYGIEISGKKAAVVGRSNIVGKPCAMMLLNNNATVTICHSKTFNLKSQLLECDIIVSAVGKPGLITADMVKEGAVVIDAGTTMVDGKLKGDVDFEKVLEKASYITPVPGGVGAMTTTMLIENVLEAFNNYE
- a CDS encoding O-sialoglycoprotein endopeptidase; the encoded protein is MCRVLGIDTSNYTTSVAVVDNGKIVYDTRKLLKIKTGEKGLRQSEALFQHVNNLPLILNDKSVSNLDAVCVSIKPRPIEESYMPVFKAGQSIAEAIAYTNNINIYYTTHQEGHIEAACRSIDFEYKEFVALHLSGGTSEVLHIKRDKGYFIKKIGGTKDISLGQFIDRIGVALGFEFPAGKYVDSLAMSKDDAGLRIPSRVDGLEFNLSGQETLGLKYINMGYNPYEICYAAMLCISKTIEKTINNILKTYNLPVLIMGGVASSEFLRNYISKRFYNLVFFGDPKYASDNAVGIAYIGYMNQGGI
- the nusB gene encoding transcription antitermination factor NusB, which encodes MSRKLARETAMTLIYQMNVNNSNASEVLESFIENSELELSKDDVEYLKNCLEGVENRKKEIDGYIERYLKPGWKMGRIAKVDLAILRLGVYEMLYREDVPNVVAVNEAIELAKKYSTDESRVFINGVLGNILREIK
- a CDS encoding DUF2273 domain-containing protein; the encoded protein is MWKEVLLNIFHNNRGKFIGAIVGFILAIFILTIGFLKALFIAICVFIGYYIGKKIDNKESIVETIQKILPDEWK
- the amaP gene encoding alkaline shock response membrane anchor protein AmaP, encoding MNSLNKFLLILYIIALTCFYGLLMLMPLNYVNYNRALQFLNNLYGVYKWYYFIILLLLIIINMYFIISIFIGSRSPKIGVLKSMPEGDMYISNETIKSLVLKTIEQTKGIKDAKVFVKPGKDNMNILIKALVVPDINIPSTIKNVQENVKNYIENIAEIPVGEIKVVIEDIAQNTKLRFE
- a CDS encoding Asp23/Gls24 family envelope stress response protein, producing the protein MDENTTIISEVGEVKIAPEVVNVIASLAATEVKGVAGMSGGFTDDIAEKFGMKSSNKGIKVQLGEEQVTIDLFLIIEYGFRIPEVAWEVQQNVKKAVETMTGLKVVEVNIHVQGINIQRESKEEEIPKKTK
- a CDS encoding SpoIIIAH-like family protein, encoding MSNLRRQTIIIAVLIVLIGCAGWFAKRFNDTVQDTNAVSSKSVSKSQTTNFFAESRMGRDNQRSAMKEEYEKIISDNQANKEAKAVASTKLMQLLDWGNKENTVETLVKERGFEDAICFIDDNGVELCVKTNEQLTDEQANQLKDIIVRTTHISPSNITIKAKQ
- the spoIIIAG gene encoding stage III sporulation protein AG, translated to MNFKRILQKLNEDRKKAIYYLLILFLCGVLLILIGDIIVKLNTKKVNNIKNSVEVNTNSNIIATSASFEDKVKKDLIDTLSQIQGVGKVSVMIYFEGGSESVPALNINDTNRKVEEKDSQGGVRTTTEISKNENVVLINEGGTSKPYIIKQVNPSIGGVIVVAEGAGNSEVKERILNSVKTVLNIPASKVSVMPMKK
- the spoIIIAF gene encoding stage III sporulation protein AF produces the protein MLEILKKYILSITVMVLFLAFIDLIMPENSFKKYAKFITGLIVIITILTPIFKIFDRRSDIETYILNYQNEMDTDALISNKGDIQKKVRMQTEQVFKEKLKESIEKDIYDATKKRYNVTNIVIDESNNKDIYGFVNIKYIELQLEEDNSTIKSVDKVVIGQNSRNEYKFKDEEVIILLEKKYNINSSSIKFVK